The genomic DNA CATCCTGAAAACATTGTCGTTGCTTTGAAAAAATTGGCACTTTCACCATAAAAGTATGGATGTCATTTTTGCATGTTGTTGATCGTTTTGGAATAGTACTCTCTGTCAACACCATCCCCGTCCAATATTTTTCACTTCTGAACGAAACCTCAGGCAATTCTCGCAATCGCTTCTCATTTGAAACGTTGCTAAACTCTGAGGAAAATTCCTCGGCAGTATTAAAATCCGTAAAGGATTTATGCTTTTCACACCCACAGACAACAACCAAGAGTAAACAAACTAACGTGAAGTATCTCATTATTTCCCCCCGTAAAATGAACAACTTAGATAACAATCTATAATAGCACCTTACCTACAGCTTGTCAACTATAAACCCTGGCAGTCCTTGCACAATCCATAAAAATATATTCGGTGGAAAATTACCGACTGACCATGTCTTTTGCTAATCTGTTTGTTTAATTCAAACATTTCATCCATTGAAACATTTTCAACTTTATCACATTTAATACAGACAAAATGATAGTGATTTTCAACAATTCCGTCATACCGAACATGATCTTTAAAATAATATAACGGTGTAACGTAACCCATTTGTTCCAAAACCATTAAATTACGATAAACTGTCCCGAAACTAATTCTTGGTAATTTTTTTCTTACCGCCTCAAACACATGTTCAGCTGTCGGGTGGGTGAGTGAGTGCTTTTCTACGTAATCGCAAATCACTTGACGTTGATTTGTCATTCTTGAACCAGTTTTAGCCATATTAATTTATATTTATTTTAATTTATCTTATTGGGAACGATTCCTAACTACATTGTATTACTAATAGGGCACTCTGTCAAAAGTTATCCACACCCCGAAGTACATGCTACGCATGACTTCAGGGCAAGGGCAAAGAAGCTTAAATATATAAAAAAAGAGGAGAGAGTACTCCCCCGCCTTGGTGCTACAAACATCCGACTTCCCTACACTTCTCCTGAACTAAGAATTAGTCCTAATAAAATTTTCGATCGATCGATCGTAGGTCTTCTCTCCCTCTGAACCGAACATACAACCAGTTAATTCCCCTCTGCCTCGATGATATCGAACACATTCACAACACTTACCTTTTCTCGGACAACCAGAATATGAGCAACCACAGTCTTTCAAATTGTTTTGTTGTTTACACTCAGTCACAAGTTAATTGGTTAATTAGTTAATTAAGTTAATCCCAAATAATTTACTTAATTCGCTTTAAATTCGCTTATTTCACTCATATTAATTGCTTGGCTTATTAAATCATTAACCTCAAGGTTTTGTTCAACTTTAAGGACTTCTTCTAACTTGGCTCGAGTTTGTGGGTGTTTAGCTATCATCAAACTGCAACAATCCTCATATGGCTCAATAGAAATTGCATATGTCCCAATTTGCTCGGCGATATTTATAATTTCATTTTTGTTCATGCCAATCAATGGAGCAAACTTTAACATTGAAGTTGCTTGATAAATAACTTGTAAATTTTCCATAGTTTGTGAAGCTACTTGAGCTAAACTGTCCCCTGCAACCAAAGCTTGTACTTTGTTTTCAACTGCTATCTGTTCAGCAATACGATACATTAACCGACGATAAACAATCATACGCACATCTGCTGGAATATGAGCAATGACAGATTTTTGTAAATCAGAAAAAGGAACAATAATTAACTTGCATGAACCTTGGACTTTACTCAATTGCGTAACCAACTTTTTAATTTTATTCTGAACACCAACTTTATTAATTGTTTGATTATGAAAATGTACAAAAATAACTTCTGCACCTCTTTTCATCATTTGAAATCCAGCGACTGGACTGTCCAATCCACCAGAAAGTAAACATATCACTTTTCCAGCTGTACCAACGGGTAATCCACCGAGGCCTTTTTCTTTTTTACCCAAAACAAAAGTTTTTCTTTTGGCCACTTCAACCTTAACTGTTAATTCTGGTTTATGTACATCAACCTTAAGTTCAAAATCAGCGTTCTGTAAAACATATGCCCCAACCTGACTACTAACCTGCAATGAATTCAATTCAAATGGCTTATAAGATCTAGTTGTTTCAATTTTGAAAGTTTTTGGTTTATAAAAATCAACCACCGCCAAAGCTTGTTTTTCGATCTGATCCATTTCACTTAAACACTGCAAACCAGGATTGATTGTTGAAACGCCAGGAGTGAATTTCAATAAGTTTATCATTTTTTTAATATCAGCGTTTGATGGCAACTCAATTTGCAACTTCCCCTCTGCCCTGCTTGCCTTAACTCCCAAACCCAGTTTTTGCTCAATATTTTTAATTACTTGCTTAACAAAAAAAGGCTGGTTTTTGCCTTTCAAACCAATTTCATCAAAATGCACAATTATTTTCTTGAAAATATTTTCCATACTCACTCACTTTCTTATGAACATTGCCATTATAATTGCATTAGTACAATTAAGCAAACTTTTCTTTAGTTTTAGTGTAAATTTAGGACACCGCTTGACAATTATTAATATCTATGATATAATATTGTTAATAAACATGGAAAGTTACATATAATTTTGCTATAATACAATAGAAATTAATTCAATATATATAAGTTAATTTAT from Candidatus Falkowbacteria bacterium includes the following:
- a CDS encoding transcriptional repressor → MAKTGSRMTNQRQVICDYVEKHSLTHPTAEHVFEAVRKKLPRISFGTVYRNLMVLEQMGYVTPLYYFKDHVRYDGIVENHYHFVCIKCDKVENVSMDEMFELNKQISKRHGQSVIFHRIYFYGLCKDCQGL
- the thiI gene encoding tRNA 4-thiouridine(8) synthase ThiI → MENIFKKIIVHFDEIGLKGKNQPFFVKQVIKNIEQKLGLGVKASRAEGKLQIELPSNADIKKMINLLKFTPGVSTINPGLQCLSEMDQIEKQALAVVDFYKPKTFKIETTRSYKPFELNSLQVSSQVGAYVLQNADFELKVDVHKPELTVKVEVAKRKTFVLGKKEKGLGGLPVGTAGKVICLLSGGLDSPVAGFQMMKRGAEVIFVHFHNQTINKVGVQNKIKKLVTQLSKVQGSCKLIIVPFSDLQKSVIAHIPADVRMIVYRRLMYRIAEQIAVENKVQALVAGDSLAQVASQTMENLQVIYQATSMLKFAPLIGMNKNEIINIAEQIGTYAISIEPYEDCCSLMIAKHPQTRAKLEEVLKVEQNLEVNDLISQAINMSEISEFKAN